From the genome of candidate division WOR-3 bacterium, one region includes:
- a CDS encoding thiamine diphosphokinase: MKICISLSGENTKKTPEVAHASDIVIASDGGYDKLAIYGIIPDYFIGDNDSSSLEVPEKTKKIIFPSEKDFSDAELSVDFALSFHPEKIYLVNALGKRPDHYFSNLSLLFKKPQVIEIVDDEWSISAVSGPCEITLKGNFKDKIFSIFPFGENIKGLSLKGFQYEVINTDIRLGSRGLSNVFTSDTAEVSLREGISLIFVQK; this comes from the coding sequence ATGAAAATTTGTATTTCCCTCTCCGGAGAAAACACTAAAAAGACCCCAGAAGTAGCCCATGCATCCGATATTGTAATTGCATCTGACGGAGGCTACGATAAATTGGCAATTTACGGCATAATTCCCGACTATTTTATTGGAGACAACGATTCATCCTCGTTGGAAGTTCCTGAAAAGACAAAAAAAATTATTTTTCCCTCTGAAAAAGATTTCAGCGACGCAGAACTTTCTGTTGATTTCGCGCTTTCGTTTCATCCTGAAAAAATTTATCTTGTAAACGCACTTGGAAAAAGACCTGATCATTATTTTTCAAATCTATCTCTTCTATTCAAAAAGCCCCAAGTAATTGAAATTGTTGACGACGAATGGTCTATTTCTGCCGTTTCTGGTCCTTGCGAAATAACATTGAAAGGAAACTTCAAAGACAAAATATTTTCAATTTTTCCTTTTGGCGAAAACATAAAAGGTCTTTCCTTGAAAGGATTCCAATACGAAGTCATCAACACCGACATCAGGTTAGGCAGCAGGGGTTTGAGCAATGTTTTCACAAGCGACACAGCTGAAGTTTCGCTTCGGGAAGGTATATCGTTGATTTTTGTGCAAAAATAA
- a CDS encoding DJ-1/PfpI family protein: protein MTEIKSVILIAEGFEEIETVSVIDLLRRGGLEITSSGFENSTVRGSHGIVIETDSIYDYSTAKEFDALIFPGGLKAVQTLAKSQSILDLVNYFYSEKKNIAAICAAPLILDRAGILQGKSFTCHPSVKSQIHSGSYSDSRICLDGSILTSQGPGTVFDFALSILEKFKNKILADEVAGSSLIK, encoded by the coding sequence ATGACTGAAATTAAATCCGTGATTTTAATAGCCGAAGGGTTTGAAGAGATAGAAACGGTTTCTGTGATTGACCTTTTAAGAAGAGGCGGTCTGGAAATCACATCTTCAGGTTTCGAAAATTCAACAGTCCGCGGAAGCCATGGAATAGTTATCGAGACCGATTCTATATATGACTATTCAACAGCCAAAGAATTCGATGCTCTGATTTTTCCTGGAGGGTTAAAAGCAGTCCAAACGCTTGCAAAATCACAATCGATACTCGATCTCGTGAATTATTTCTACAGCGAGAAAAAAAACATTGCCGCAATCTGCGCAGCTCCGCTGATTTTGGACAGAGCCGGAATCCTTCAAGGAAAATCATTCACGTGTCACCCGTCTGTAAAAAGCCAGATTCATAGCGGCAGTTATTCAGATTCAAGGATTTGTCTTGACGGCAGTATTTTGACAAGCCAGGGCCCCGGCACAGTATTTGATTTTGCCCTTTCAATTTTAGAAAAATTCAAAAACAAAATTTTAGCCGATGAAGTCGCAGGATCATCTCTAATCAAATGA
- a CDS encoding inorganic phosphate transporter: MTVIYISAIAAGFIIAFAIGANDVANSMATAVGAKAITIKQAVFIAAVLEFSGAFFFGKTVTETICKGIVPLTNFTDPAVLVAGAFSAIIASAIFILAATRFDMPISTTHSIVGGLIGFGLLAGGVKFINWFKVVFIVVSWVLSPVLGGLLSFMVFKAISIFILRKKNPFLATTKTMPVIVGLSFFVLSLLFTAKTMSKGFLLSFITSALIAIAAYLAGLILIKFIKFENTEEYSVEKVFKKIQVLTSCFVSFAHGANDVANAIGPISIIILIVKSGIIACSTPVSVNKYLLALGGIGIAIGVAVLGYRVMRTVGEKITVLNNTRGFTIDISTATSVMIASFLGLPVSSTHAVVGAVVGVGYARGFGVVDYGVLKKIIVSWLLTLPAAAILSAVLYKFALFSLVSKLMG, translated from the coding sequence ATGACCGTCATATACATTTCTGCAATAGCCGCAGGTTTTATTATTGCTTTTGCCATAGGCGCCAACGATGTTGCGAATTCGATGGCGACGGCTGTAGGAGCAAAAGCAATAACCATAAAACAAGCCGTATTTATAGCAGCTGTCCTCGAGTTCTCCGGCGCATTTTTTTTCGGGAAAACCGTCACCGAGACGATATGCAAAGGAATTGTCCCCCTGACGAATTTTACAGACCCGGCTGTCCTTGTTGCTGGGGCTTTTTCCGCTATAATTGCTTCGGCAATATTCATTCTTGCAGCGACACGATTCGACATGCCAATTTCTACAACCCATTCGATAGTCGGAGGTCTTATCGGTTTTGGGTTGCTCGCAGGGGGGGTAAAATTTATCAACTGGTTTAAAGTTGTCTTCATCGTCGTATCCTGGGTTCTCTCCCCCGTTTTGGGAGGATTGCTCTCTTTCATGGTTTTCAAGGCTATTTCAATTTTCATATTGAGAAAAAAAAATCCTTTCCTCGCAACCACTAAAACCATGCCAGTAATCGTGGGACTTTCCTTTTTTGTCCTATCGCTGCTTTTCACTGCAAAGACTATGTCAAAAGGTTTTTTATTATCCTTTATCACTTCTGCTCTCATTGCCATAGCCGCATACTTAGCTGGATTAATTCTGATAAAGTTTATAAAGTTTGAAAATACCGAGGAATATTCCGTCGAAAAGGTTTTCAAAAAGATCCAGGTCTTGACCTCCTGTTTTGTTTCTTTTGCACACGGAGCAAACGACGTAGCTAACGCAATCGGACCTATATCAATAATAATACTGATAGTCAAATCCGGAATTATTGCCTGTTCCACTCCAGTGTCCGTCAACAAGTATCTTCTTGCTTTAGGAGGTATAGGAATAGCCATAGGAGTGGCTGTTCTTGGATACAGAGTCATGCGAACAGTAGGAGAAAAAATAACAGTTTTGAACAACACAAGGGGCTTCACAATAGACATTTCTACCGCGACATCTGTGATGATCGCCTCATTTCTAGGTCTTCCAGTATCTTCTACACACGCAGTGGTAGGCGCAGTGGTCGGAGTCGGATACGCGAGAGGATTTGGAGTCGTGGATTACGGGGTTTTGAAAAAAATTATTGTTTCCTGGCTTTTGACGCTTCCGGCGGCGGCTATTCTCTCCGCCGTTCTATACAAATTCGCTCTTTTTAGCCTTGTCTCAAAATTGATGGGTTGA
- a CDS encoding DUF47 family protein encodes MNTSIFKKLFPQSEPLNLLVEHAQLLEESIKHLKPMFEKYFAGESIEEHSAVICTNESRADDLKFNIREIISSGIKIPFDKSDFLDYLCMQETLIDQTKDIAKKLSLNRVTLEKKLIADIFELLDEVIKAVDYLENAIRTLKPLVYFSFSSKESEIEKEEVFKVEKIESLVDKKSIEIAKILYTKKHEIQPVDFYFIESVLIILSKMGDYAENGAELLLRFIKS; translated from the coding sequence ATGAATACGTCAATTTTCAAAAAACTTTTTCCCCAGAGCGAACCATTAAACCTCCTCGTTGAACACGCGCAGCTTCTCGAAGAATCAATCAAACACCTAAAACCTATGTTCGAGAAATATTTCGCTGGTGAAAGCATAGAAGAGCACTCAGCGGTCATCTGCACCAACGAAAGTCGCGCAGATGACTTGAAGTTCAATATCCGTGAGATAATATCTTCAGGCATCAAAATTCCTTTTGACAAAAGCGATTTCCTTGATTATCTGTGCATGCAGGAAACATTGATCGACCAAACGAAAGACATAGCAAAAAAACTTTCACTGAACAGAGTCACCCTCGAAAAAAAACTCATTGCTGATATTTTTGAACTTCTCGACGAAGTCATTAAAGCGGTTGATTATCTGGAAAATGCCATTCGAACTCTTAAACCTCTTGTCTATTTTTCTTTTTCTTCGAAAGAATCTGAAATTGAAAAAGAAGAGGTTTTCAAGGTCGAAAAGATTGAGTCTCTTGTCGACAAGAAGTCAATAGAAATAGCGAAAATATTGTACACAAAAAAACATGAAATACAACCCGTGGACTTTTATTTTATAGAAAGTGTTCTTATTATACTCTCGAAAATGGGTGATTACGCGGAGAACGGCGCAGAACTTCTCCTGAGATTCATAAAAAGCTGA
- the purL gene encoding phosphoribosylformylglycinamidine synthase subunit PurL: MNSENSKWMRIVNFKKGFPSNDELLQASVFSGFSGVENIAEGRVYLVKGLLKSELEEIKYSLFCNGLTDIILEEYYPLSLGKPLEIAFFQGVMDPVAVTMEKILSDYFKKEVEIKTRKLFLVKGDFDKKMLVQKVLSNPIIEEEIQVGSLPEEISKFHRTVVNRFNISDKTSKELLKLSKNMVLSLNTEEMIAIQEYYSGLKRSPTDAEIETIAQTWSEHCVHKTLKGVFNFEGEVIDDLFKSTIVEATKKIQREDCVSVFKDNAGIVSIDGEMAYCVKVETHNHPSALEPYGGAGTGLGGVVRDILGTGLGAKPVAGMDVFCTGDPWNNTDSLPEGTLHPRRILQGVVSGVRDYGNRIGVPTLSGAIVVDQGFMCNPLVFAGCIGLLPVKDAEKRVIPGDRIVLIGGKTGRDGLHGATFSSVTLDTNSEKKSQGSVQIGNPIEEKKIIEAVLRIREEGLLNAVTDCGAGGLSSAVGEMGAQTGALARLENVPLKYEYISPWEIWLSESQERMVMAVPLENIDRVFEICEQEETNVSVIGEFTDTQKLEVFYYDEKIVNLDMKFLHEGVPRRHIHAKRKFSHEQKCVKEKPCVEKTILKLLSLPDIASKDWIVRQYDHQVQGKTVNGPFSGKAQKSHSDGCSFSVDYGMDHEIAMGLGINVQFGKYDCFRMATFSVEEALRNLVCAGGNPKKAVLLDNFSWGSSEDPEAMGDLVLACRACHDSSLAYRTPFISGKDSLNNTYKVKDKTVSIPPTLLITAVAVKDRKTPLNVFSSEGDSVFLIGPDPKGLKGGALERITGPLGSSLPDIDFELSREVIGWIHDNLEKFSSIHDVSDGGLAVCLSEMAIGSNLGVFIKIPKETDEIEYLFSESPSRFVVTIKENSEMNFLNGIKATKLGVVEKKPVLTILGSSSEIQIGVDEMEKAYFSKRL; this comes from the coding sequence TTGAACTCTGAGAATTCAAAGTGGATGAGAATAGTGAACTTCAAGAAAGGATTTCCTTCCAACGATGAATTACTCCAGGCTTCCGTTTTTTCCGGATTCAGTGGAGTTGAAAACATTGCCGAAGGCAGGGTTTATCTTGTAAAAGGTCTGCTGAAATCTGAATTGGAAGAAATCAAATACAGCCTTTTTTGCAACGGATTAACCGACATTATTCTCGAGGAATATTATCCTTTAAGTCTTGGTAAACCGCTCGAGATAGCTTTTTTTCAAGGCGTCATGGATCCAGTCGCGGTAACAATGGAAAAAATTCTTTCGGATTATTTCAAAAAAGAAGTAGAAATCAAAACCAGGAAATTGTTTTTAGTAAAAGGTGATTTTGATAAAAAAATGCTTGTTCAGAAAGTGCTCTCCAACCCCATAATAGAAGAAGAAATACAAGTAGGCTCTTTACCTGAAGAAATCAGTAAGTTCCACAGAACAGTCGTCAACAGATTCAACATATCCGACAAGACTTCAAAGGAACTTCTAAAATTGTCCAAAAACATGGTGCTGAGTTTAAACACGGAAGAGATGATTGCAATCCAGGAATATTATTCAGGGTTGAAAAGATCTCCGACTGATGCTGAAATAGAGACCATTGCCCAAACATGGTCAGAACACTGCGTTCATAAAACCCTTAAAGGTGTTTTTAATTTTGAAGGCGAAGTGATTGATGACCTTTTCAAGAGCACTATCGTCGAAGCGACGAAAAAGATACAAAGAGAAGATTGCGTAAGTGTTTTTAAAGATAACGCAGGTATTGTCTCTATTGACGGTGAAATGGCTTATTGCGTAAAAGTAGAAACTCACAACCACCCTTCAGCTTTAGAACCATACGGAGGAGCTGGAACAGGATTAGGCGGGGTAGTAAGAGACATTCTTGGAACGGGGCTGGGAGCAAAACCTGTCGCCGGAATGGATGTTTTTTGCACTGGAGATCCGTGGAATAATACAGATTCTCTACCTGAAGGGACATTGCATCCCAGAAGAATACTTCAGGGAGTTGTTTCGGGAGTGAGGGATTACGGAAACCGGATAGGAGTGCCCACACTAAGCGGCGCGATTGTTGTCGATCAGGGTTTTATGTGCAACCCTTTGGTGTTTGCCGGATGTATAGGTTTATTACCTGTCAAAGACGCTGAAAAAAGAGTCATACCCGGAGACAGAATTGTTCTCATCGGAGGCAAAACCGGCAGAGACGGGCTTCATGGCGCAACATTTTCGTCAGTTACTTTGGATACAAATTCAGAAAAAAAATCGCAGGGGTCTGTTCAGATCGGAAACCCTATTGAAGAGAAAAAAATAATAGAAGCGGTTCTAAGAATAAGAGAAGAAGGCCTTTTAAACGCCGTCACAGATTGTGGAGCGGGTGGATTGTCTTCCGCTGTTGGGGAAATGGGCGCACAAACAGGGGCTTTGGCGAGGCTCGAAAATGTTCCGCTGAAATACGAATACATATCTCCCTGGGAAATATGGCTAAGCGAATCACAAGAGAGAATGGTTATGGCTGTACCGCTTGAAAACATCGACAGGGTTTTTGAAATTTGTGAACAAGAGGAGACAAATGTCAGTGTCATAGGGGAATTTACCGACACCCAAAAGTTGGAGGTTTTTTACTACGATGAAAAAATAGTGAACCTCGATATGAAGTTTCTCCATGAAGGTGTTCCTAGAAGGCACATACACGCAAAGAGAAAATTTTCACACGAACAAAAATGCGTCAAGGAAAAGCCCTGCGTTGAGAAAACAATTTTAAAACTCTTATCCCTGCCAGATATCGCGAGTAAAGATTGGATTGTAAGGCAGTATGACCATCAAGTTCAGGGAAAAACTGTCAACGGACCTTTTTCGGGAAAAGCTCAAAAATCCCATAGCGACGGATGTTCGTTTTCGGTTGACTACGGTATGGACCATGAAATTGCTATGGGCCTTGGGATAAACGTTCAGTTCGGAAAGTATGATTGCTTCAGGATGGCAACCTTTTCCGTTGAAGAAGCTCTCAGAAACCTCGTATGCGCAGGTGGAAATCCAAAAAAAGCAGTTTTACTCGACAACTTTTCCTGGGGAAGTTCCGAAGATCCTGAAGCAATGGGGGACCTTGTCCTTGCGTGCAGAGCTTGCCATGATTCTTCTCTTGCTTACAGAACCCCTTTTATCAGCGGTAAAGACAGCTTGAACAACACCTACAAAGTGAAAGACAAAACCGTGAGTATTCCCCCAACTCTCCTGATAACGGCAGTTGCCGTTAAAGACAGAAAAACTCCCTTGAATGTCTTTTCATCCGAGGGAGATTCTGTTTTTCTCATAGGCCCCGACCCCAAAGGTCTAAAAGGGGGAGCTTTGGAGAGGATAACAGGTCCTTTGGGGAGTTCTCTACCGGATATTGACTTTGAGCTTTCGAGGGAAGTTATCGGATGGATTCACGATAATCTCGAAAAGTTTTCTTCGATTCACGATGTGTCCGACGGAGGGTTGGCTGTATGCCTCTCCGAAATGGCAATCGGGAGCAATCTCGGGGTTTTCATTAAAATACCAAAGGAAACTGATGAAATTGAGTACCTTTTTTCCGAGTCACCGAGCAGATTCGTAGTGACTATCAAGGAAAATAGCGAAATGAATTTTCTAAATGGAATAAAGGCGACCAAACTGGGAGTTGTTGAGAAAAAACCGGTGTTGACGATTTTGGGTTCCAGTTCAGAAATCCAAATTGGTGTTGACGAAATGGAGAAGGCGTATTTTTCCAAAAGACTATAA
- the purQ gene encoding phosphoribosylformylglycinamidine synthase I encodes MLTKWRRRIFPKDYKKIAIIQAPGTNCDAETFYCVFKSGFDPVKVKLRDCIYSSDLFSEIRGLIFPGGFTYGDYLGSGVIFSFIVKTKLEDTLNDFIRRKGKILGICNGFQILARLSILPFPGKSPSMSLEENERGRFECRWVPIKKHDSKIQTFRELPGKFHLPVAHMEGRVVFKDDNSLEKIIAGDQIVFSYGEGGENVKYPQNPNGSIMSIAGVTDPTGSVLGLMPHPERFLDKNQYPFEDWRFEEPLGVTFMKMFFKNAEE; translated from the coding sequence GTGTTGACGAAATGGAGAAGGCGTATTTTTCCAAAAGACTATAAAAAAATTGCAATAATCCAGGCGCCCGGAACAAATTGCGACGCGGAAACATTTTATTGTGTTTTTAAGTCGGGTTTTGATCCAGTCAAAGTCAAACTTCGGGATTGTATCTATTCCAGTGATCTTTTTAGTGAAATCCGGGGATTGATATTTCCTGGCGGGTTCACTTACGGTGATTATTTGGGGTCAGGTGTAATATTCTCTTTTATCGTCAAGACGAAATTGGAAGACACGCTGAATGATTTTATAAGGAGGAAAGGTAAAATACTCGGTATATGCAATGGATTTCAAATACTCGCCAGGCTTTCAATATTGCCCTTTCCGGGAAAAAGCCCTTCTATGTCTCTTGAAGAAAACGAAAGGGGAAGGTTTGAATGCAGGTGGGTGCCGATCAAAAAACACGACTCTAAGATCCAGACTTTTAGAGAGTTGCCAGGTAAATTTCATCTGCCTGTAGCTCACATGGAGGGAAGGGTCGTTTTCAAAGACGATAATTCATTGGAAAAAATCATCGCTGGAGACCAGATAGTCTTCAGTTATGGCGAAGGCGGCGAAAATGTCAAGTATCCTCAAAATCCTAACGGTTCGATAATGTCCATAGCCGGAGTGACCGATCCGACAGGTTCGGTCCTGGGGCTGATGCCTCATCCGGAAAGATTTCTTGATAAAAATCAATACCCTTTCGAGGATTGGAGATTTGAAGAACCTCTGGGGGTGACTTTCATGAAAATGTTTTTCAAGAACGCGGAGGAATAA
- a CDS encoding leucine--tRNA ligase: MSEYPFSEVEKKIQQKWEENEVFKTKENPQKKYYVLEMFAYPSGDLHVGHLRNYVIVDLLARYYAQNGFDVLHPVGWDAFGLPAEEAAIKKGIHPLKWTKSNVEKSKNTLKSIGIGYDWNTEIMTCSPDYYKWTQWIFLKLYENGLAYQDTSLVNWCPKCQTVLANEQVEGGRCWRCHSEVTKRDLKQWFFKITQYAQQLLDDLVTLKGKWPEQVITAQKNWIGRSEGAEIDFSVIGKDIKLRVFTTRPDTLWGVTFAAIAPEHKKIREIISDSPKLKDVENYINKSVLKTEIERISTAEEKTGIYSGIDLEHPMTGEKIPLFVCDYVLASYGTGVVMGVPAHDSRDFAFAKKHGIAAIRVIMPSAGVSNEITEAFTDYGILENSGEFSGMTSEEAIPEIIKNLENQKKGNRRINFKLHDWLVSRQRYWGAPIPMIHCEKCGVVPVPEEDLPVLLPENVEEYTPKGKSVLAAVDSYINVKCPKCGAAAKRDPDTLDTFVDSSWYQFRYPDSKNDSELINPKKAAKWLPIDKYVGGIEHATGHLIYFRFITKVLNRLGIVPCSEPALQLFNHGMVCGADGSVMSKSKGNGVEAGQFVLNYGADVCRVNTLFLAPPGKDAIWSEQGVSGAKRFLDRIWRLGEKYSAGISKTRITAEEEKNIRRSMNMTVKKVTEDIENWSFNTAIASMMEFVNDLVPLEDCSSQIYREAFENLIRLLAPFAPHIAEELWEMSGMTGFVADSGWPCFDTQYLQPENEEIAVQVNGKLRDVLVLPHEVDEETAFRAAFESPKVKNHVDGRNIMKKIFVPHRMISIVIK; encoded by the coding sequence ATGTCCGAATACCCTTTTTCTGAAGTTGAAAAAAAGATACAGCAAAAATGGGAAGAAAATGAAGTTTTTAAAACGAAAGAAAACCCCCAAAAAAAATATTATGTCCTCGAAATGTTCGCCTATCCTTCGGGCGACCTCCACGTCGGACACCTGAGAAATTACGTTATAGTCGATTTGCTCGCTCGTTATTATGCTCAGAACGGATTCGACGTTCTTCATCCTGTGGGATGGGATGCGTTCGGACTCCCGGCTGAAGAAGCCGCCATCAAAAAAGGGATACACCCCCTCAAGTGGACTAAGTCAAATGTTGAAAAATCAAAAAATACTCTAAAATCGATCGGCATAGGTTATGATTGGAACACTGAAATAATGACCTGTTCACCCGATTATTACAAATGGACGCAATGGATTTTTTTGAAACTTTATGAAAACGGTCTGGCTTATCAGGACACCTCTCTGGTCAACTGGTGCCCTAAATGCCAAACTGTCCTCGCTAACGAACAGGTTGAAGGCGGTAGGTGCTGGCGTTGTCACTCCGAGGTCACCAAAAGAGACCTCAAACAGTGGTTTTTTAAGATAACCCAATACGCGCAACAACTCTTGGACGATTTGGTAACCTTAAAGGGAAAATGGCCGGAGCAGGTAATAACTGCGCAGAAAAACTGGATAGGCAGAAGCGAAGGCGCAGAGATAGATTTTTCGGTTATTGGGAAAGATATCAAGCTCAGGGTATTTACTACCAGGCCTGACACTCTTTGGGGTGTTACTTTCGCTGCGATAGCTCCCGAACACAAAAAAATCCGAGAGATAATTTCAGATTCCCCTAAGCTTAAAGATGTTGAAAATTATATCAATAAATCAGTATTGAAAACTGAAATAGAGAGAATTTCCACCGCTGAAGAGAAAACCGGGATCTATTCCGGCATAGACCTTGAACATCCGATGACAGGCGAAAAAATACCTTTGTTTGTTTGCGATTACGTTCTCGCATCTTACGGTACAGGCGTTGTAATGGGTGTTCCCGCTCACGATTCGAGAGATTTTGCTTTTGCGAAAAAGCATGGTATCGCTGCTATACGGGTAATCATGCCTTCGGCGGGTGTTTCAAATGAAATTACCGAAGCGTTCACTGATTACGGGATACTCGAGAACAGTGGAGAATTTTCTGGGATGACTTCCGAAGAAGCGATTCCGGAGATTATCAAAAATCTCGAAAATCAAAAAAAAGGAAATAGGAGAATTAATTTCAAACTTCACGACTGGTTAGTCAGCAGGCAAAGGTACTGGGGCGCACCAATACCCATGATTCACTGTGAAAAATGCGGTGTAGTGCCTGTACCGGAAGAAGACCTACCTGTTTTGCTGCCTGAAAACGTAGAAGAATACACACCAAAGGGTAAATCGGTTTTAGCGGCTGTGGATTCTTACATAAACGTTAAATGTCCCAAGTGCGGCGCCGCCGCGAAAAGAGACCCCGACACACTCGACACCTTTGTCGATTCTTCATGGTATCAGTTCAGATACCCCGACTCTAAAAACGATTCAGAACTGATAAACCCGAAAAAAGCGGCAAAATGGCTTCCTATTGACAAGTATGTCGGCGGTATAGAACACGCGACCGGTCATTTGATTTATTTCAGGTTCATAACAAAGGTACTCAATAGATTAGGAATAGTACCGTGTTCAGAACCCGCACTTCAATTGTTCAACCATGGCATGGTCTGCGGAGCGGACGGTTCTGTCATGTCAAAATCAAAAGGAAACGGAGTAGAAGCCGGGCAATTTGTCCTGAATTACGGAGCAGATGTATGCAGGGTGAACACTCTTTTCTTGGCTCCTCCCGGTAAAGATGCTATTTGGAGCGAGCAGGGGGTTTCGGGTGCCAAGAGATTCTTGGACAGGATTTGGAGGCTTGGAGAGAAGTATTCTGCAGGAATTTCCAAAACCCGGATTACCGCTGAAGAGGAGAAAAATATCCGAAGGTCAATGAACATGACCGTAAAAAAAGTCACCGAAGACATTGAAAACTGGAGCTTCAACACGGCGATAGCTTCGATGATGGAATTTGTCAACGATCTCGTCCCGTTGGAAGATTGCTCCTCTCAAATTTACAGAGAAGCTTTTGAAAATTTAATTAGACTGCTCGCGCCTTTCGCGCCGCATATAGCAGAAGAACTTTGGGAGATGTCAGGTATGACAGGTTTTGTTGCAGATTCCGGATGGCCATGTTTCGATACACAATACTTGCAGCCTGAAAACGAAGAAATCGCGGTTCAGGTGAATGGAAAATTGAGAGACGTCCTGGTTTTACCCCATGAAGTGGATGAAGAAACAGCTTTCAGAGCCGCGTTTGAATCTCCAAAGGTAAAAAACCATGTAGATGGCAGAAACATAATGAAAAAGATTTTTGTGCCTCACAGGATGATAAGCATTGTCATCAAATGA